A window of Zingiber officinale cultivar Zhangliang chromosome 5A, Zo_v1.1, whole genome shotgun sequence contains these coding sequences:
- the LOC121979466 gene encoding putative protein TPRXL translates to MEIMRQGRVILERRSLPHSTSTKVEINASTIPRPSRPPRASSTSQPASSVHPRASSISRPASYAHPRASPTSQPTSGPGRGHGQRSTNVTYASPAFREASQAARRARSETDRLSRDTPSSSRRQTRSPSDDSDSDDRPLAYKSRRRTTKPNQASGPSSAPHPSPPVATTTPIPSPSEAPPDPPVVPGGPPLAQPSISQRHRSIKAGPSHRLSPATSPPEPSSAPPSAPSSSAAEPSQPPPPAYHYCRTTTPSEVELRSKQDVPISTLTMKSHLATLWVESMNQMELLPLPAQMDRFSELYIRAAQLASQATELLAVRTELSQARATTEEVSTALTVYKEGENGRCKQSHDLYLRSPEFCAQAGQHFSASVIYGAAGALRQLYEQDYLKSAPPAEFLDHDRIIKEIPDDIFAPFK, encoded by the exons ATGGAGATAATGCGACAAGGTCGAGTCATCCTGGAGAGGAGGTCACTCCCCCACTCAACTTCCACCAAGGTCGAGATAAATGCCTCTACAATCCCCCGACCCAGTCGTCCTCCGAGGGCCTCGTCTACTTCTCAGCCTGCCTCCTCTGTTCATCCCAGGGCCTCCTCTATTTCTCGGCCTGCCTCGTATGCTCATCCTAGGGCCTCGCCTACGTCCCAACCGACCTCTGGCCCGGGTCGCGGCCATGGTCAAAGATCAACCAATGTAACTTATGCCAGCCCTGCCTTCAGAGAAGCATCTCAGGCGGCTCGTCGTGCACGCTCTGAGACTGACCGCTTGAGTCGGGACACACCCTCTTCTTCACGACGTCAGACCCGATCGCCCTCCGATGATTCTGATTCTGACGATAGACCCCTGGCTTACAAATCTCGCCGCAGAACCACCAAACCTAACCAAGCTTCGGGCCCTTCCTCTGCTCCTCATCCCTCGCCTCCTGTTGCAACCACCACTCCTATCCCGAGCCCGTCAGAGGCTCCTCCTGATCCTCCCGTAGTTCCTGGCGGGCCTCCACTAGCTCAACCTTCAATCTCTCAACGACACAGGAGTATCAAAGCTGGCCCCTCACATCGTCTTTCGCCTGCCACCTCACCTCCAGAGCCCTCCAGTGCACCCCCTTCAGCTCCTTCTAGCTCAGCTGCTGAGCCTTCGCAGCCACCACCACCTGCCTATCACTATTGCCGTACCACCACCCCTTCTGAGGTTGAGTTAAGATCCAAGCAAGATGTCCCCATCAGCACCTTAACAATGAAAAGTCATTTGGCTACTTTATGGGTAGAAAGTATGAATCAGATGGAACTCTTGCCGCTACCCGCCCAAATGGATAGATTTTCAGAGCTGTATATCAGG GCGGCGCAACTGGCGTCTCAAGCAACAGAACTTCTGGCCGTTCGGACAGAACTATCTCAGGCTCGTGCTACCACAGAGGAAGTATCCACAGCCTTGACTGTCTACAAGGAAGGGGAGAATGGCCGCTGCAAGCAGAGCCACGACTTGTACTTACGCTCTCCAGAGTTTTGCGCTCAAGCGGGGCAACATTTTTCCGCATCTGTTATCTATGGTGCAGCTGGGGCTCTGAGGCAACTATATGAACAAGATTACCTGAAATCCGCTCCTCCCGCCGAGTTTCTGGATCATGACCGGATCATTAAAGAGATTCCGGATGATATTTTTGCTCCTTTTAAATGA
- the LOC121979467 gene encoding uncharacterized protein LOC121979467: MGVKSLTYVEVEELVYGISSFVTPVVIRSWESFGGLPGHPGGPTTFRQHRQHRDRLHLIQLPDGINLASTVRTQLPVPEQEDGGVGSNQCHHDRGRDFKTVFLRHFSSSRKYQKTDHCLFALKQGSAEPLRSYIKRFNQVAQDVSSATSEILMSAFYHGLAEGEFFRDLIRDPVKNFDSMLERAASYINVEEAQAVRRKADRTPAAVNKPERRTPQQSAQPLPRAREVRPLFQLGQEIRPAPQVSAVHASQLGPWNSRYCTYHRSRTHDINHCFQFARDSRRAAELGLPPPELAPQILKMMEEQRAAAGSGGRPHPDPAGSNAQQPGRVGEPGEDREAKNRSNAVVREIAMISGGPTNGDSGRARKCHVHRLEVHTVGCRQEQAVSPFISFGPQDLEGLELPHDDALIIKAIIANS; this comes from the exons ATGGGGGTCAAAAGTCTGACCTACGTGGAGGTCGAAGAGCTTGTTTACGG gatcAGCAGTTTCGTCACCCCCGTCGTCATCCGCTCGTGGGAGTCTTTCGGCGGGTTGCCAGGTCATCCAGGAGGCccgacgactttccgtcaacaccggCAACACCGCGACCGCCTTCATCTGattcagcttccggacgggatcaatttggcgtcgacTGTGAGAACACAACTACCTGTTCCGGAGCAGGAAGATGGAGGAGTCGGGTCGAATCAATGTCACCATGACCGCGGGAGA GATTTTAAGACCGTCTTCTTGCGTCACTTCTCTAGTAGCAGGAAGTACCAGAAAACAGATCATTGCCTCTTCGCCCTTAAGCAGGGGTCAGCCGAACCCCTACGGAGCTATATCAAGCGATTCAATCAAGTAGCTCAGGACGTTTCATCAGCCACTTCGGAGatactgatgagcgccttctaTCACGGACTGGCAGAGGGGGAGTTCTTCCGGGATCTTATTCGAGATCCAGTTAAGAATTTTGATAGCATGCTGGAAAGAGCGGCCAGTTATATTAACGTGGAGGAGGCCCAAGCTGTTCGAAGGAAGGCAGACCGGACGCCTGCCGCTGTTAACAAACCGGAGAGGCGAACACCTCAACAATCAGCCCAACCCCTTCCCCGAGCGCGGGAAGTCAGGCCTCTCTTTCAGCTCGGTCAGGAAATTAGACCGGCACCACAAGTCTCGGCAGTTCATGCCTCCCAACTTGGACCATGGAACTCCCGGTACTGCACCTATCATCGATCTCGTACTCACGATATTAACCATTGCTTTCAGTTCGCTCGAGATTCTAGGCGAGCTGCTGagctagggttaccgcctcctgAGTTAGCTCCTCAAATACTCAAAATGATGGAGGAGCAGCGCGCCGCAGCCGGGTCAGGAGGTCGACCCCACCCCGACCCAGCGGGATCCAATGCCCAGCAACCCGGTCGGGTTGGGGAACCAGGAGAAGATCGGGAAGCCAAAAATCGCAGCAATGCGGTCGTTCGAGAGATAGCCATGATCTCCGGAGGCCCAACTAATGGAGATTCGGGGAGAGCGCGCAAGTGCCATGTGCATCGCTTGGAGGTCCACACCGTCGGATGCAGACAGGAGCAGGCTGTTAGCCCTTTCATCAGCTTCGGACCGCAAGACCTGGAAGGTCTGGAGCTGCCTCATGACGACGCTCTTATCATTAAGGCCATTATTGCCAACAGCTGA
- the LOC121982676 gene encoding sialyltransferase-like protein 3 translates to MLRFWVRAGEMKRSLRFPLVLLVLVAGALSCRSVGLRGKIPGPLYDAGDVEAVNETLFLLSAEEPGAAELQQNVADLLSANLESIDIAGGRYREISLWRSGAMPGGRSRSLGSLRFPARPGHPEHGRVLPEFRRLLTDWFRNRRQFRQEVMSELVDRIKRPVDRSYGHPDTGRPYATCAVVGNSGILLKAEHGDLIDGHDLVIRLNNARIAGYQRHVGAKTSLSFINSNVLRSCAVRDGCFCHPYGDFVPIVFYLCQPAHFVEYLVCNSTHKSPLLVTDGRLDTLCARIVKYYSLKLFVEETGKPPAMWGKFHDVEMFHYSSGMQAVVLALGMCDKVSVFGFGKSPEAKHHYHTNQKAELGLHDYPAEYEFYRDLVERPQAIPFLRGAGIKVPSVSFYN, encoded by the coding sequence ATGCTGAGATTTTGGGTGAGAGCGGGAGAGATGAAGCGTTCCCTCCGCTTCCCTTTAGTTCTCCTCGTCCTCGTCGCTGGCGCGCTGAGCTGCCGCTCCGTCGGCCTCCGCGGCAAAATCCCCGGCCCTCTTTACGACGCTGGGGACGTGGAGGCTGTCAATGAGACATTGTTCCTCCTCTCCGCAGAGGAGCCAGGCGCTGCGGAGCTGCAGCAGAATGTGGCGGACCTCCTCTCAGCGAACCTCGAATCGATCGACATCGCCGGAGGGCGGTACAGGGAGATCTCTCTGTGGAGGAGCGGAGCGATGCCGGGGGGGAGGTCGAGGTCATTGGGAAGCCTGAGGTTCCCGGCCCGGCCAGGCCACCCTGAGCACGGCCGGGTCCTCCCGGAGTTCCGACGGCTGCTCACCGATTGGTTCCGCAATCGCCGACAGTTCCGACAGGAGGTGATGTCGGAACTGGTCGACCGCATCAAGCGCCCCGTCGACCGGAGCTACGGGCACCCGGACACCGGCCGGCCTTACGCCACCTGCGCGGTGGTAGGCAACAGCGGCATCCTCCTGAAGGCGGAGCACGGCGACCTCATCGACGGGCACGACCTCGTCATCCGCCTCAACAACGCCCGCATTGCCGGCTACCAGCGGCACGTCGGGGCCAAGACCTCCCTCTCCTTCATCAACAGCAACGTGCTCCGCTCGTGCGCCGTTCGCGACGGCTGTTTCTGCCATCCCTACGGCGACTTCGTCCCCATCGTCTTCTACCTCTGCCAGCCCGCGCATTTCGTCGAGTACCTGGTCTGCAACTCCACCCACAAGTCGCCGCTGCTAGTGACGGACGGTCGGCTCGACACCCTCTGCGCCCGGATCGTGAAGTACTATTCCCTCAAGCTGTTCGTGGAGGAGACGGGGAAGCCGCCGGCGATGTGGGGCAAGTTCCACGACGTGGAGATGTTCCACTACTCGTCGGGGATGCAGGCCGTGGTGCTGGCGCTCGGCATGTGCGATAAAGTGAGCGTCTTCGGGTTCGGCAAGTCGCCGGAAGCGAAGCACCACTACCACACGAACCAGAAGGCGGAGCTCGGCCTGCACGATTACCCGGCGGAGTACGAGTTCTACCGCGACCTCGTCGAGCGGCCGCAGGCCATCCCGTTCCTCCGAGGCGCCGGCATTAAGGTCCCCTCTGTTTCCTTCTACAATTAA